CTTCCaagaaaaattacaagaaaCAGAGTTGACCAGAAGAGTTTTGAATGAATTTGGTGCATTCAAATCGAATTCTTAAGGCACTAGTGTGGTATGTAAGAGTTACAAGGATCAAAAGTCTTTGTGTGTTTGGTCTTATAGTTGCAATGTTTGTATTAATTTTCTCAACCATCTTGAaaaatttgtttattgttGTGTCAGTGACTATCATTTCATTATCATCCATTACGATTGACAACAACAAACACATCAGCGGAAAATGGAAGGAAGCGATCAAGCTCCACATGATATTGAAAACCCCTGCATTCCATTAGTAACTTCAATGGGCGAGGAATTGGATGGCTTGTCTCCCCTCTCCTCTTTGTGTTGCATTTATAGAGTTCCTGAACGACTACGGCGTGTGAGTGAAAAGGCCTACACACCTCAGGTAGTCTCTATAGGCCCACTTCATCATGGCAAGGAAGGCCTAAAAGCCATGGAAGATCACAAAAAGAGGTACTTACAAGATTATATACGTCGGACCAGGGTAAGCCTAGCGGATTATGTACAGAAAGTAAAAGACCAAGAAGCAAAACTGCGCAGTTGTTATGCAGAAACCATTCAGGTTAGCAGTGATGAATTTGTGAGAATCATTCTAGTGGATGCCGCCTTCATCATTGAGGTCTTGTTGAGGTATTGTTTCGATGAATTGCAGGATGAAAATGACTGCATATTTAACAAACCATATATGTTGCAGGATGTATGGCCTGACATGCGGTTGCTTGAAAATCAGCTGCCATTCTTCATTCTTGAGGAACTTTTTGACCCCGACAAAATCGAAGTCTCTTCTAACAATAACAATATTGAAAGGCTTTCGATACTCAACCTTTGCCACAATTTCTTCAAAAATCTAATGCATATAGAGGGAACAGATGGCAATATGGAGAAATTATGTGCTTCTAAAGTTGAACACTTTGTagatttttgtagaaatttgCATCTACCTCTACCATTGAAACCACATGCTAAAGGACGACTTGAAACTCTAAACACACCCAGCATCACAGAGTTACACAGAGCAGGAGTCAAGTTTAAGGTGGGATCACCCAAAAACTTATTCAACATAAAATTCGCTAATGGGATtctaaaaattccaaaattagCAATAAGTGATGAGACAGAGCTTACAATCAGAAACCTCCTCGCTTTTGAACAATGCCATTGCATGGAGAATTACATAAACGATTATGTTGTCATCATGGATCGCTTTGTGAACACCGCAAAGGATGTGGAGTTGCTTGTTAAGCATGGAATCGTCGAAAATAGTCTCGGTGACAGTAGTGAAGGGTCTACTCTGATTAACAACCTTGCCGATGGGGTCATAGTGGACCCTAATGACTTCTATTTTGCTATTCTTTGTGCAGACCTCAACAAGTACTGCAGAACGTCTTGGCACAAATGGCAGGCAAACTTGAGACAAAACTATTGCAACACACCTTGGGCAACTATTTCAATTGCTGCGGCTATTTTTCTCCTCATACTCACTTTTATACAAGCAGTGTGCTCTGTTATCTCTGCTCTGCCTTCTAAGTGTTGAGATGCCTTCTAAGTGTTGAGAGTAAGTCTCTCCTTAGCCgttttctccttgtcatttcCTTTTGGTCCTCCACATGACGCGAGCTGGGTTTGTCACCAGCCTGCTGGTGTAAGAGAgctggagaaagaaaaagttagtGTATATGTAGAAAATATAGCCTCTGTTGTTAGTGAAAGTGAGCTGTGTGCATGTACAGTGATGGAAGCAATGtggttgttttatttgtttctctaTGCTTGTTAGGTATGAAactgttgaaattttataactTTATTGTTAATCAGAGTGCTGTTATGTTGGGTACTCCAAATGTAACAAATCATTGATGTCATTAATCTAAGACTTCCTTCATCAAAGGAGGTTTTGTGCAAAAACTATAAGTGAAGCCCCTATATCATACACATGaaatacattttatttttcttccaaaaaaaaaaaaaaaaaaaggcaatgcatattcaaaatataagtgaaaaaaagtgtattctctatgattttgtttctgtATTTTGGGTGTGTGCAATTGGATCTAAAATTGACACATAACTATGATATACTTAGAAGACATATAATACACTTACGAAATATGCTAGCGTCGGCCGCATGTGGGCGTATGTCACCTTATTACAACTCTTAAGCCTTTTCGATACTATATATCCTGGACGGTAGATGATTGGACATTTGCCTCCGACCCAAATGTACACAtattttccttcctttcttgAGCTTATAACTTTTAAGCTTCCAAAACTCCATTCGTATTTAATTTCGAACccagataaaaaaaattcataattgatttattgtttttcccATACATATGAATTAGGACGAAAAGGATAGAATTCTTGTCCAGAGGACC
The window above is part of the Prunus dulcis chromosome 1, ALMONDv2, whole genome shotgun sequence genome. Proteins encoded here:
- the LOC117615995 gene encoding UPF0481 protein At3g47200-like isoform X2; this translates as MEGSDQAPHDIENPCIPLVTSMGEELDGLSPLSSLCCIYRVPERLRRVSEKAYTPQVVSIGPLHHGKEGLKAMEDHKKRYLQDYIRRTRVSLADYVQKVKDQEAKLRSCYAETIQDVWPDMRLLENQLPFFILEELFDPDKIEVSSNNNNIERLSILNLCHNFFKNLMHIEGTDGNMEKLCASKVEHFVDFCRNLHLPLPLKPHAKGRLETLNTPSITELHRAGVKFKVGSPKNLFNIKFANGILKIPKLAISDETELTIRNLLAFEQCHCMENYINDYVVIMDRFVNTAKDVELLVKHGIVENSLGDSSEGSTLINNLADGVIVDPNDFYFAILCADLNKYCRTSWHKWQANLRQNYCNTPWATISIAAAIFLLILTFIQAVCSVISALPSKC
- the LOC117615995 gene encoding UPF0481 protein At3g47200-like isoform X1, translating into MEGSDQAPHDIENPCIPLVTSMGEELDGLSPLSSLCCIYRVPERLRRVSEKAYTPQVVSIGPLHHGKEGLKAMEDHKKRYLQDYIRRTRVSLADYVQKVKDQEAKLRSCYAETIQVSSDEFVRIILVDAAFIIEVLLRYCFDELQDENDCIFNKPYMLQDVWPDMRLLENQLPFFILEELFDPDKIEVSSNNNNIERLSILNLCHNFFKNLMHIEGTDGNMEKLCASKVEHFVDFCRNLHLPLPLKPHAKGRLETLNTPSITELHRAGVKFKVGSPKNLFNIKFANGILKIPKLAISDETELTIRNLLAFEQCHCMENYINDYVVIMDRFVNTAKDVELLVKHGIVENSLGDSSEGSTLINNLADGVIVDPNDFYFAILCADLNKYCRTSWHKWQANLRQNYCNTPWATISIAAAIFLLILTFIQAVCSVISALPSKC